A stretch of the Sphingobacterium thalpophilum genome encodes the following:
- a CDS encoding DUF5856 family protein — MAKAKNNKNAMGEFLGKLISFRNSLKLIHWSITGKGSYEAHISLDQAIDSLVDVTDRLVETTFALKGTVDIIIPETTRPQQHIKYIEAYYQEVESQRQSLFPESFSQSIIDDVQETIQQLLFRLKRLE, encoded by the coding sequence ATGGCAAAAGCGAAAAACAACAAAAATGCGATGGGCGAATTTTTAGGTAAACTGATTTCATTCAGGAATTCTTTAAAACTAATTCACTGGTCTATCACCGGAAAAGGAAGTTATGAGGCTCATATATCATTAGATCAAGCGATAGATTCACTAGTAGATGTCACTGACCGGCTTGTGGAGACTACCTTTGCCCTAAAAGGTACTGTGGATATCATAATCCCTGAAACAACACGGCCGCAGCAACACATCAAATATATCGAAGCTTACTATCAGGAAGTCGAAAGTCAGCGCCAATCGCTTTTTCCGGAAAGTTTTTCCCAATCAATCATTGATGATGTACAAGAGACTATCCAGCAACTTCTCTTTAGATTAAAACGGCTTGAGTAG